TTACCTTACCGTCTTGCTGCTGATAGTTTTCAAGGATTGCAATTATCAGCCTGGGGAAAGCAGTCCCTGAACCGTTAAGAACATGGGGGTAGACAAGGCTGCCGTCATTCAACCTTAAACGGGTCTTGTTGCGGCGGGCCTGAAAATCCTTGCAGTTTGATATCGAAGAAACCTCGAGCCAGTCGTCGGCACCGGCCGCCCATACGTCAATATCGTATGTAAAGGAAGACTGGAAGGCGGCCTCGATTGGGGAGAGGGCTTTTATCTGATAAGAAAGACCCAGAAGTTGCAGAACTTTTTCCGCGTGGGAAACAATCTCGTCAAAGGCTTGTCTGGATTTATCGGGGTGCGCGTATTGAACGAGCTCGACTTTATCGAATTGATGAATCCTGAACAGGCCCTTAGTGTCCTTGCCATAAGTGCCGGCCTCCCTGCGGAAGCACATCGTATATGCGGCGTATCTTATGGGAAGCTCGGTTTCTTTTAACTCTTTTCCCATATGAAGGTTTATGAGAGCGGTCTCGGCTGTAGGAATAAGATAGAGTGGATCATCTTTTAGGGCGTACATATCCTCGAGTTTTGTCAGCTGGCCTGCAGCACGGACGACCTCCTCTCTCGCGAGTACGGGTGGGTACACCTCTTTGTATCCGTGTTCTTTGGTGTGCAGATCAAGGCAGAATTGTGTTAGTGCCCTGACGAGTCTTGCGCCTTCACCTACGTATGCCGCGAATCTGGCTCCGGAGTATTCTGATGCGAACTCGAAATCAACGAGACCGAGTCTTTCACAGATCTCCACGTGGTCTCTTGCTTCAAAATCAAACTCGGGCTTTTTACCCCATGTCCGGAGAACGGTATCTTCCTCAGGCGATTCAGGGTCAGGAAGGTTAGGAAGCTTCCACAGCAGGTCTTCAAATCCCTTCTCAGCCGTAGAAAGTTTTTCGTCAAGTTCCTTGATTCTTTTTTTGAGCTCCGAGGTTTTAGAGATAGCGGAAGATGCATCCTTGCCTTCCCTTTTGAGCCTAGCTATCGACTCGGACGCCTCGTTTAGTTCGTGTCTTGCTTCATCTCGCTCCGACTGAAGATTTCTCCGCCCTTTATCCAGGGTCAATACTTCATCCACGGAAACGGGACATTTCCTCCGCGCCAAAAGTTTCCTTATTTCATCCGGGTTCTCTCGTATCTTTTTTGGATCAATCATGTGGTATAATATAATGAAGTTAGATTCGTGTCAACGCCCGGAGACAATAAAGAACCTGCCTAACCGCCATGATCATCAAAAAACCTCTGGACCTCAAAAAGATTGAAAGCTACGGGTGCAGGAGGCAAAGAGTTCATGAATAACTTGCCATAGACTTTTTTTACGATACGGGAATCTAAAATCGCGATAACGCCGTAGTCCGATTTACGTCTTATCAGCCTTCCGGATCCTTGTCTGAATCGAAGTACAGATAGGGGAAGCTGATATTCGGAGAAAGGCTCTCTGCCTTTCTTCCTGTACTCTTCGAGTATCGCCTCCGCTCTCGGGTCATCCGGAACCTCGAAGGGAAGCCTGGTTATTACGACAAGTACGAGAGAGTCACCAGGGACATCGATTCCCTCCCAGAAGGACTGGGTTGCGAAAAGAACAGACGAAGTATCGAATTTGAACTCCTCCAGGATACTGTTGCGCGGCGCCCTGCCTTGAACAAGAAGTTTGTGATGGCGGGAAATCTCCGCCTCCAGTTTTTCAACGCATGCATTCAGGGTTGAATAACTTGTAAAAAGAACAAGGGCGCGGCCGCTGCTTGTTTTTATAAGATCAAGAAGTCTTGAGGACATCCTGTTTGACCAGTCATCGTGCTGGGGAGGAACAATATCGTGAGCTACATAGACCAGGGCGTTGTGCTTGTAGTCGAATGGAGAACCTATCCAATGCTCTCTATCCTTGAAACCTATCCTTTCCTTGGTGAATTCGAAGCTCTTACCTACCGTAAGCGTTGCCGATGTAAGGATATTTACCCACGGCTGGCTCCAGACCGAATTTGCCATGAGTTCCGATACGTCGATGAGCTCGGAGTTGATTGAAACCCTGTCCGACTGCCTGTCGGTTTCTATCCAGTATACAGAATTGGGATCTGCCATATCAAGAAAGCTTATGACCGCTCCTTTTGCCACGGCCGTCCTGTCGCCGAGTGATGTCAGCTCGAAGGAGATGTCTTCGTCGTCAACATCCCTGGCTTTTTCAAAAAGGAAGGCTGCAAGCGAATCGAGAGCCGGTTCGAGCTCGTTCGGAACTGAGTTAGCGTTGCGGATTCTTTTCTTCACCTCATAGGGCTGCATGAGATTCTCAAGATTGGAAAAAAAGTTGTTGGATGCATCCCGGACCTCCTCGATTAGCTGGGTGACCTTGTTTTTGATTAAGCCGAAATCGGCCAATTTCGGAAGGAGCCCGTGGTTGCGTCTTGGATTGTAAATCCTTCCCAGAAGAACAGCAAGTCCTATGTTGGAGAGTCTGACACCCGAGTAGGATGCCGCAACCTGCTCGAGCCTGTGCGCTTCATCGAAAACGACTGCTCCGAACTCAGGCAAAAGCTTTCCAGCGGATTCAAGATGAGCAAAGAAAAGATGATGATTTATCACGATAATATCGGCTTCTTCAGCCGCCTTCCTTCTCTTGTAGAATGGGCATTGGCTGTAGTATGCGCAGTTTTTCCTGGGGCATGCTTCGGAGCGTCTGCTTATCTCCGACTTAAGCTTTGGCGATATCTGTTCGGGGTAGTCTTCGAAGATTCCGCTATCATCCTTTGCCCATGCCGCAATGCGTTCCAGTTCCTTTGCCTCCTCTGGGTCGTCGAAGAGGCCGTACTGAGCTATCATTCCGGCCCGGCGGCGGCAGAAGAAATTTTCCTGCCCGTAAAGGACTTCGTATTTGAACTTTACCTCTCCGGTTTGCGAAAGAAAGGGAAGGTCTTTCTCGGAAAGCTGATTCTGAAGGATTTTTGTACCGGTAGCAATGACCGCCTTTTTCTGCTCCTTGAGTGTCCAGTATATCAATGGAATAAGATAAGCGAAGCTCTTCCCAATGCCCGTTCCCGCCTCGACCATCAAGTTCTTCTTATCCTCGAGGGCTTCGGCTACAGCTAAGGCCATCTCGAGCTGACCCTGACGCTGTTCGTTATGAGGCAGCTTTGATATTATCGAACCGCGGCCTTCGAACTCAAGCCTTAGCTTGTCTTGCATCCCCTAGAGGGTAGGCTTCCACCAGGCCTTGATTGAAGTCAAAGACATCGACAAAGTCATCCTTGCTGTCTTCATCGGTTTTGGAGAATTCTCCAATCCCTATCAAATTAAAGACTATCTCGCCGAAATCGAGCGTGTTCCTCACGCCCCAGCTTTCAAATACATCCTTGGCAAGGCGCCCGTATCTTTCCCAGCCCAATGATCGTATCCCGTCCAGAAGCTCCCTGGCGCTGACGTGCCGACGTTTAGAAGGACCATTGATTCCTAGATGCTCCAGCTCGTAATTCATTGCTTCTATTACGAATATGTATGCCTCGACCTTGTATCTGGGATCATTCTTCGCAAGGGCCACGAGTCTAGCCAGTCCGGTCTGCAACTGGTTCATACGAGAATCACTTTTCCTTTTCCCTTGACCACTTCGCCGATTTTTGTCCCTTGAGTCTTCCTCATAACCGTTTCACAGTCCTTAGCTCTGACGATTAACACCATTCCTATGCCCATATTGAAAACCCGGTACATCTCATCATCATGAATCTTTCCGGTTTGTTTTATTAATTTGAATATAGGCAAAGGTTTCCATGTTTTCTTATCGATTATGCAGTCAACGTCTCTCGGCAGCAATCTCGAAATATTACCTTCAAATCCTCCGCCCGTTATGTGCGAGACGCCTTTGAGAAGAGGCTTCACCGATTCCACCTCGGCTCTGTAGGAGCGGTGCGGGACAAGAAGCGCCTTCCCGACTGTCGTTTTTGACCCCGGTATCGTAGCTTCTATGCCGGGGCTGTTGCGTGAATCTATTAAGACTCTCCGGGCAAGGCTATATCCGTTTGTGTGAAGTCCTGATGAGCGCAACCCCACTGCAACGTCCCCTGGCCTTATGGCTTCTCCGTTTATAAGGGTCCCCTCCTCAAGCGCACCCACGATAGTACCTACAAGATCAAAATCCCCTGGTTTGTATACACTTGCGAGCTGGGCGGTCTCGCCTGCGATAAGAACCATTCCCTGCCTTACTGATGCCTTTGCTATTCCTTCAACGATGATGGCAACCTTGCCAGGTTCAAGTTCAGAAAAGGCAAGATAATCCAGAAAGAAAAGAGGTTTTGCTCCGGTGCAAAGTATATCATTTACCGAATGATTTACTATGTCTTCACCGACCGTATCGTATCTGTCCATTAACCGGGCAAGTTTGACCTTTGTGCCGACGCTGTCCGTCGAAGAAACGAGCACCGGTTTCTTATAACCCTTTAACCGGAAGCCGCCTGCAAAGTGACCGAAATCGGTTACGACATTGGAGTTAAAGGTTTTGCGAACCGCCTTGCCGATGCGTTTTTTTATAGAATCCAAGGCGTAAATATCAACGCCCGATTTCCTGTAATCCATTTTAGAAGAATAAAGCTTTAAGAAAGGATGTCAAGAAATGTCATCCTCAATGTCTTTAGTTTTTTCTTTGCCAGCCCTATCATTCCTATAAGACCCTTTGGGAAAGAGCTTTATTGAAAGCTTGATTGCAAGATTTTCCAGAGGTTTGTGAATCAAATAAACACCCGCAAAGAGCGCGACGAATCCGATTCCCAATAGAATCCAGTGCAGGGTCTGGAACTTTGTAGATTCCCTTCCGAGCCAGCTACCCAGGATCAGAGAAGGAACCCTGCCGATTGCAACCATCACGAGGAGTTTCCACAGCTTGATGTTAGATAGAGCGGACATGTAATTGACGGTGTCGCCAAGGGGGTTCGGTATGATGTATAAAAGAAAGAGATAAAGCCAGCCTCTTGTTCGTACATAGGAGTCGAACTTATCAAGTTTTTCGTCGGATATGAATATCCGCATGAGCGAACGGCCGAAAGCGCGCATCAGAATTATTGAAATAGCGGCGCCGATGACGCATGCAATCCAGGAAAAGAGAACGCCCAGCCACCAGCCGAAGAGGAGGCCGCCCGTGAAGTTCAGAAGCGTTCCCGGTATCGGTGCGATGATAATCTGGAAAACGTAGAGAAAAATAAAGATGACAGGCGCCCATATCCCGAAAGAATCCACGTAATAGCGTATTTCCGTCGGATTTGTGAAAAGGCGCTTTATTTGAGGCCACTGCCATATAACGAATGCGACAAGACCTGCTAGAACAATAGCTCCTGAAACAAGGGTGAGCCAGTCGCCCAGTCGGGTTTTCTTCATCAGAAGCCAAGTATATCTAGAGCCAACATACCGTCAACCGCCCCAGCTCTGCCTTTGTGAATGTAAGAAAGCCCTTTAGTAATTGATTTCCGTTTCAGGAAGCGCCTTGCGCAGCCTTGCCAGTCCTTCAGGACTTATATCAGTTCCTCTTAAGTCGAGCAGGCGCAGTCCGTTAAGCTTTGAGAGATATTCCACAGAGGCATCAGTTATATCGGTCGCTCCAAGGTCAAGCGTTCTCAGATTAGAAAGACGAGTCAGTTCGGCAACTCCCGGGTCCGAAATGCCTGCACCATGCAGGTTCAATTCCGAGAGATTGCCGAGCGTTGCGATTTGCTTTGCACCTTCGTTCGAAACGCTGGGAATTCCTCCTCTCAGTGCAAGGCTTCCTGCTTTGCCCGCTCGTGTTTGAAAGAGGTTCAAGGACTTCAAGTCCTTCAGATCCTTGAGGTACTCCAAACCGGAATCCGTTACCTCGGTGCTTTCAAGATCAAGCGAGCGAAGATGGGTAAGGCCTGAAAGATGCTTCAGTCCCCGGTCTGAAATTTCGGTATTGGCCAGGTTAAGAACCCTTAACTCGTTCATATCCTTAAGATACATGAGTGCATCATCCGAGATCTTCGTGTACGCCAGGTCAAGCGCCTTCAGACTGTCCATTTCCTTTACTTTTTCGATATCCGTTTCCTTGGCACCGACAAGACTCAATGCCACGAGGTTAGGCAACTCCGAAAGCTCGCTGAAGTGAGACGGATCGGTCTGCACCGTTACGATGCTCGATTTATCATTAATCGAGGAAAGTTTGTTCTCGACAAGGTCTACGCCAACGAGCTTTCCGTTTATCTTAAGGTTTCCCATTCTCATTTCGTAGTCCAGACTGTCCTCGCCCTGCCAGGGAATGTAGTATGAGCGAAGATATATGAAGTCTTCGCCGGGCTTCCAGTCTGTTACATCCAGCCGGTTTTTGTAGTACTTGCCGTCCTCCGTAACGCTGAGCATACGGTAATCGGCCTGGGCTGCAAGAAAGCCTGCAAAAGCTGTTAGCGATAAAACGAATGCATAAAATCTTTTGGTCATCAAAGACCTCCTCCAGTAATTAGTTTACGAAAGCAGTGTATTTAGAATGAAAGACTTGTCAAGTTGCAGCGCACGTCTAATAACTCAAGAAAAGAACGTTATTTTAGAATGATCAGTTTTTTTGCGACATTCTCGCTATTAGTTTCCAGTCGTACAAAGTAGACGCCGGATGACAACAAGGATGCGAGATCTAACCGTCCGCTGCCTTTAATCGTAAAGCTTGCGACTTTACGACCAAGAGGATCGAATACCGCCAGAGTCCCTTGACTTTCCTTGCCGAGCGTGTAGCGGATAAAGGAACCGGATACGTCGAGAGAGGGAGAAGGGGAGGAGGTCTGCTCCTCGACGCACGTCCAGCGACCGTTTAGAAAGTCCTGATTTATCATACGATGTGCAAGGGGCGAATATGAGCGTTGCGCAGGCTCGAACGACCAGCCCGATTGTTTGGGCCTAAGCGTGTAATCCCCTCCGTTGTAAAGCTCGATGCTGTAGCTGCCGTCGCTGCCGGTTGTTATCTCGAGAGAAGTGTCGCCCGATACAGTAAGCGCAAAGCCTTTCATCGGTGTTCCTGTCGAGTCCTTAACGATGCCGGAAACGGTCAAAGGCTGACGAACCTTCATCACGAGCGCGTCCCAGTCGGTTCCTGACTGAGTTGAACCAGCAAGGTATAAATACCCCTGGGGGTCTATCTCTATAGCCTCTATCTCCTGTTTGCCCGGAAGCGTATCCACCCATGCCCAGAGCAGGCTGCCCAATGAGTCGGTCTTTACGAGCACGAGGTCCTCCTCCTCGCCCCTTTGCTGCCAGCCTGCAAGGTAGCAGTCCGAGATGGCGTCGAGCTTGATGTCGGTACAGTGTTCGTCGCCGCCGAGATTGTAACTTTTTGCAGTGTCAGGCCATAAAAAATTCCCTAATGTATCGGTCTTTATGAGTATAAAGGATCGTTGTTCAGCTCCCCTATCTCCGCATACAAACACTTGATCAATAGAATTCAAAGTTATGCCTTCCGCACGTGCATCATCTTTGATATATGTTGGTACTATACCTCTTGGATCTCCATCGATTCTCCATGCGCACCAAAGAAAGGGGTATCTGCAAGATATGTATATAGAGTGATCCGAACTCACTGCCAGTCCGGTAGGCGT
The DNA window shown above is from bacterium and carries:
- a CDS encoding ATP-dependent DNA helicase is translated as MQDKLRLEFEGRGSIISKLPHNEQRQGQLEMALAVAEALEDKKNLMVEAGTGIGKSFAYLIPLIYWTLKEQKKAVIATGTKILQNQLSEKDLPFLSQTGEVKFKYEVLYGQENFFCRRRAGMIAQYGLFDDPEEAKELERIAAWAKDDSGIFEDYPEQISPKLKSEISRRSEACPRKNCAYYSQCPFYKRRKAAEEADIIVINHHLFFAHLESAGKLLPEFGAVVFDEAHRLEQVAASYSGVRLSNIGLAVLLGRIYNPRRNHGLLPKLADFGLIKNKVTQLIEEVRDASNNFFSNLENLMQPYEVKKRIRNANSVPNELEPALDSLAAFLFEKARDVDDEDISFELTSLGDRTAVAKGAVISFLDMADPNSVYWIETDRQSDRVSINSELIDVSELMANSVWSQPWVNILTSATLTVGKSFEFTKERIGFKDREHWIGSPFDYKHNALVYVAHDIVPPQHDDWSNRMSSRLLDLIKTSSGRALVLFTSYSTLNACVEKLEAEISRHHKLLVQGRAPRNSILEEFKFDTSSVLFATQSFWEGIDVPGDSLVLVVITRLPFEVPDDPRAEAILEEYRKKGREPFSEYQLPLSVLRFRQGSGRLIRRKSDYGVIAILDSRIVKKVYGKLFMNSLPPAPVAFNLFEVQRFFDDHGG
- a CDS encoding TVP38/TMEM64 family protein — its product is MKKTRLGDWLTLVSGAIVLAGLVAFVIWQWPQIKRLFTNPTEIRYYVDSFGIWAPVIFIFLYVFQIIIAPIPGTLLNFTGGLLFGWWLGVLFSWIACVIGAAISIILMRAFGRSLMRIFISDEKLDKFDSYVRTRGWLYLFLLYIIPNPLGDTVNYMSALSNIKLWKLLVMVAIGRVPSLILGSWLGRESTKFQTLHWILLGIGFVALFAGVYLIHKPLENLAIKLSIKLFPKGSYRNDRAGKEKTKDIEDDIS
- a CDS encoding phosphoribosylformylglycinamidine cyclo-ligase, yielding MDYRKSGVDIYALDSIKKRIGKAVRKTFNSNVVTDFGHFAGGFRLKGYKKPVLVSSTDSVGTKVKLARLMDRYDTVGEDIVNHSVNDILCTGAKPLFFLDYLAFSELEPGKVAIIVEGIAKASVRQGMVLIAGETAQLASVYKPGDFDLVGTIVGALEEGTLINGEAIRPGDVAVGLRSSGLHTNGYSLARRVLIDSRNSPGIEATIPGSKTTVGKALLVPHRSYRAEVESVKPLLKGVSHITGGGFEGNISRLLPRDVDCIIDKKTWKPLPIFKLIKQTGKIHDDEMYRVFNMGIGMVLIVRAKDCETVMRKTQGTKIGEVVKGKGKVILV
- a CDS encoding T9SS type A sorting domain-containing protein codes for the protein MNIITAVILLINSASPYPVWQKVMGDAVRNERLYGSAIGSHLFVIGSDSAKTLDMAVRKFDLEGELKATYTYDDDNHEIGKDIDIGENANLYVVGHTLDSALLIMKYDSSGKRLWDTEVMLHYGGHILYASGGVYVAGWYDQPNPGEDLRLLRYDVEGNELWRSYDISNGDQTPTGLAVSSDHSIYISCRYPFLWCAWRIDGDPRGIVPTYIKDDARAEGITLNSIDQVFVCGDRGAEQRSFILIKTDTLGNFLWPDTAKSYNLGGDEHCTDIKLDAISDCYLAGWQQRGEEEDLVLVKTDSLGSLLWAWVDTLPGKQEIEAIEIDPQGYLYLAGSTQSGTDWDALVMKVRQPLTVSGIVKDSTGTPMKGFALTVSGDTSLEITTGSDGSYSIELYNGGDYTLRPKQSGWSFEPAQRSYSPLAHRMINQDFLNGRWTCVEEQTSSPSPSLDVSGSFIRYTLGKESQGTLAVFDPLGRKVASFTIKGSGRLDLASLLSSGVYFVRLETNSENVAKKLIILK
- the serS gene encoding serine--tRNA ligase, giving the protein MIDPKKIRENPDEIRKLLARRKCPVSVDEVLTLDKGRRNLQSERDEARHELNEASESIARLKREGKDASSAISKTSELKKRIKELDEKLSTAEKGFEDLLWKLPNLPDPESPEEDTVLRTWGKKPEFDFEARDHVEICERLGLVDFEFASEYSGARFAAYVGEGARLVRALTQFCLDLHTKEHGYKEVYPPVLAREEVVRAAGQLTKLEDMYALKDDPLYLIPTAETALINLHMGKELKETELPIRYAAYTMCFRREAGTYGKDTKGLFRIHQFDKVELVQYAHPDKSRQAFDEIVSHAEKVLQLLGLSYQIKALSPIEAAFQSSFTYDIDVWAAGADDWLEVSSISNCKDFQARRNKTRLRLNDGSLVYPHVLNGSGTAFPRLIIAILENYQQQDGKVKIPEALKPYMDSKEYLGK